A region of Streptomyces sp. NBC_01750 DNA encodes the following proteins:
- a CDS encoding class I SAM-dependent methyltransferase has protein sequence MEGTHTVAHQGNFGTHPGGQERRRQSGRGDGPIARDGSPVALYTRLAPQGEAEIVSSAVLVPSRILELGCGAGRVTRALASLGHEVVAVDESRDMLDGFPALNVLSPVEKIHSSIEGLRLAASSFDGVVLASQLINTINVVARKSMLDTCRHHVRPGGSIVIQRHDPSFLRDPIDRRAGKNRFIVRDIEQCPDNVVGGVLEYHVDGHIWTQQIWVQKLSDDDLAECLRDSSLRLEEFLTSDRTWLRATPI, from the coding sequence ATGGAAGGCACCCACACCGTGGCTCATCAGGGCAATTTCGGCACGCACCCGGGCGGTCAGGAGCGAAGGCGTCAATCCGGTCGGGGGGACGGGCCCATCGCGCGGGACGGAAGTCCTGTCGCGTTGTACACCCGTCTTGCCCCCCAGGGGGAAGCAGAGATCGTCAGCTCCGCAGTGCTCGTACCTTCCCGCATCCTGGAGCTCGGCTGCGGAGCCGGACGCGTCACTCGCGCCCTGGCCAGCCTTGGCCACGAGGTCGTCGCGGTCGACGAGTCCCGTGACATGCTCGACGGGTTCCCGGCGCTCAACGTTCTTTCCCCCGTCGAGAAGATCCATTCTTCGATCGAGGGCCTGCGATTGGCGGCTTCCTCGTTTGATGGAGTCGTGCTTGCCTCGCAGCTCATCAATACCATCAACGTCGTGGCGCGTAAAAGTATGCTGGATACCTGCCGCCATCATGTACGCCCGGGTGGTTCGATCGTTATACAGAGGCACGACCCGTCCTTCCTGAGAGACCCGATCGACCGCAGAGCCGGTAAGAACCGTTTTATCGTGCGGGACATTGAGCAGTGCCCTGACAACGTGGTGGGAGGCGTTCTCGAATACCACGTCGACGGCCATATATGGACCCAGCAGATATGGGTGCAGAAGCTCAGCGATGACGACCTGGCTGAATGTCTGCGCGATTCCTCGCTTCGCCTTGAGGAGTTCCTAACGAGCGACAGGACCTGGCTGCGGGCGACGCCCATCTAG